Proteins found in one Anopheles aquasalis chromosome 3, idAnoAquaMG_Q_19, whole genome shotgun sequence genomic segment:
- the LOC126576740 gene encoding trypsin II-P29-like yields the protein MRIKDTEGFHCVDVNRNQSDNVTPPVTHHGDGTVVAVVKVKLLDDKGYYNHNFGLNAQPPRLLRSIPTPRKQQHQQQRNGKLKPPGTGSKNAQIVGGWSAEEGDAPFIVSLRNMVHEREHGFGTGLYCGGSLINAHLVLTAAHCLIVEPPNLAVVAGVLNRYDRSARMQSRTVLSYLVPPEWDRPTLFADIGLIALDKPFELKGPDTIGSVQPIALPTSTPQEGTRCMLYGWGKALEDHSGRLYFPNWLQKAEVAVLNFERCNQSISIMLHVPGGTLCAGRYEGRVDSCQGDSGGPLVCGDTPTVAGIVSFGWKCGLPGYPGIYTDVFQYREWLQLSIESDPHTWYKGSGPVSRWNARGIASVLVIATLLHWHRPL from the exons ATGCGAATCAAGGATACGGAAGGATTCCATTGTGTCGACGTAAACCGAAACCAATCGGACAACGTGACCCCTCCGGTAACGCACCATGGTGACGGTAcggtagtggcggtggtgaaggtgaagctgCTTGACGATAAGGGCTACTACAACCATAACTTTGGCCTCAACGCTCAACCGCCACGGTTGCTACGATCAATTCCAACTCCccgcaaacagcagcaccaacagcagcggaaTGGAAAACTGAAACCGCCAGGAACTGG ATCGAAAAACGCACAAATCGTCGGTGGATGGTCGGCGGAGGAAGGTGATGCTCCATTCATTGTTTCGCTCCGCAATATGGTGCACGAGCGGGAGCACGGTTTCGGAACGGGATTGTATTGCGGTGGCTCCCTGATTAACGCTCACCTGGTACTGACCGCAGCTCATTGCCTTATCGTGGAACCACCGAACCTGGCCGTTGTGGCCGGTGTACTAAACCGCTACGATCGGTCCGCGCGCATGCAATCCCGCACCGTCCTCAGCTACCTGGTCCCGCCCGAATGGGACCGACCAACACTGTTCGCCGATATCGGCTTGATAGCTCTCGATAAACCCTTTGAGCTGAAGGGCCCCGATACGATTGGCAGCGTGCAACCGATCGCACTTCCAACGAGCACTCCTCAAGAAGGAACCCGTTGTATGCTGTACGGTTGGGGTAAGGCCCTCGAAGACCACTCCGGCCGTCTGTACTTTCCGAACTGGCTACAAAAGGCGGAAGTCGCCGTACTGAATTTCGAGCGTTGCAACCAGTCCATTAGCATCATGCTGCACGTCCCCGGTGGCACACTTTGTGCCGGAAGGTACGAAGGGCGCGTCGATTCCTGCCAAGGTGATTCCGGTGGCCCGCTGGTCTGTGGCGATACTCCGACGGTCGCCGGTATCGTGAGCTTCGGGTGGAAATGTGGCCTTCCGGGGTACCCTGGGATATACACCGACGTGTTTCAGTATCGAGAATGGCTTCAGctatcgatcgaatcggatccGCACACTTGGTACAAGGGCAGCGGGCCGGTGTCTCGGTGGAATGCTCGTGGGATAGCCAGCGTTCTCGTGATTGCTACACTTCTACACTGGCACCGGCCACTGTGA